A window from Photobacterium atrarenae encodes these proteins:
- a CDS encoding aldo/keto reductase gives MEYVQLGQSGLRVSRLCLGTMNMGSKEWKPWIFNEKESEPIIRHALDHGVNFIDLADFYSIGAGEEVVCNVLNRIGQRDRLIVTTKVGYAMNDDVNGYGHSRKHIMDSIDASLKRMNMDYVDIYMLHYFDTSTPVEETMEALNDIVRSGKARYIGVSTMYTWQLAKILQVCERNGWVKPINMQLQLNCAYREEEREMIPFCMDQGIGVSVFSPLARGILTNDLQSTRNKTDFFTAEMYNDKVSFEIAQSVARVAEHRGCTPAQIAQAWVLSKPQVSSMLVGADTKAQFDSALAALETKLTDEELYELDRNYTPCDLINDYTAGQRIPRDPRPVKGIFG, from the coding sequence ATGGAATATGTACAACTAGGACAATCAGGGCTTCGTGTTTCCCGTCTGTGTCTGGGCACCATGAACATGGGCTCGAAAGAATGGAAACCGTGGATTTTTAATGAGAAAGAGAGTGAGCCCATTATTCGTCATGCGCTGGATCATGGGGTGAACTTTATTGACCTGGCGGACTTCTATTCGATTGGCGCCGGGGAAGAAGTGGTCTGTAATGTGCTCAACCGGATCGGCCAGCGCGATCGGCTGATTGTCACCACCAAGGTGGGCTATGCCATGAACGATGATGTCAATGGCTATGGTCATTCGCGCAAGCACATCATGGACTCGATTGATGCTTCGCTGAAGCGGATGAACATGGATTATGTCGATATCTACATGCTCCATTACTTCGACACCTCAACACCGGTTGAAGAGACCATGGAGGCGCTGAACGATATCGTCCGTAGCGGGAAAGCGCGTTATATCGGAGTGTCGACCATGTACACCTGGCAACTGGCGAAAATTCTTCAGGTGTGCGAGCGCAACGGCTGGGTCAAGCCAATCAACATGCAGCTTCAGCTCAACTGTGCCTACCGGGAAGAAGAGCGGGAAATGATCCCATTCTGCATGGATCAGGGCATTGGGGTGTCGGTCTTCAGCCCGCTGGCACGCGGCATTCTGACCAATGATTTGCAATCGACGCGGAATAAGACCGATTTCTTCACCGCGGAAATGTACAACGATAAAGTGTCGTTTGAAATTGCCCAGTCGGTGGCCCGGGTTGCGGAGCACCGTGGTTGTACACCAGCCCAGATCGCCCAGGCCTGGGTGCTGTCAAAACCTCAGGTGTCTTCGATGCTGGTTGGGGCAGATACAAAAGCGCAGTTTGACAGCGCGCTGGCCGCGCTGGAAACCAAGCTGACCGATGAAGAGCTTTATGAGCTGGATCGGAACTACACGCCGTGTGATCTGATTAATGATTACACCGCAGGCCAGCGGATCCCGCGCGATCCTCGTCCGGTAAAAGGTATTTTTGGCTGA
- the dddP gene encoding dimethylsulfonioproprionate lyase DddP: MTMLETKFSSSNRKIDPSRRRATQFKPDGSVNDNDRVEIGPTDLAFAEWEALGLTPPNLASMREYRLGRIVQQLQQRDLAGILLFDPLNIRYATDSTNMQLWITHNHARACFVSASGYIVLWDFHNCEHLSAHLPLVKEIRGGASFFYFETGDRTHEHAAHFAKEIQSLVKTHGGENQRIAVDKIEIAGLRELDKLGLSIFDGQEVMELARAVKNEDEINAMRCSIASTEIAMREMQKATVPGVTENDIWSVLHAENIKRGGEWIECRILSSGPRTNPWFQECGPRVVKSGELLAFDTDLIGPYGFCADISRTWLIGDVEATQEQRRLYRTAYEHIQHNMEILKPGMTFSEVTESGLLLPPEFRAQRYGVMMHGVGLCDEYPSIRYPEDLAEHGYSGVLEPGMALCVEAYVGEVGGLEGVKLEDQVIITEDGFENLTNYPFEAELLK; the protein is encoded by the coding sequence ATGACAATGTTAGAGACAAAATTCAGCAGCTCAAATCGTAAGATTGACCCGTCCAGACGACGGGCGACGCAGTTTAAGCCGGACGGCTCAGTCAATGATAATGACCGGGTTGAAATTGGTCCGACGGACCTGGCTTTTGCCGAGTGGGAGGCGCTGGGCCTGACCCCGCCGAACCTGGCGTCTATGCGTGAATATCGTCTGGGGCGTATTGTTCAGCAACTGCAGCAAAGGGACTTAGCCGGCATTTTGCTGTTTGATCCGCTCAACATTCGCTATGCGACTGATTCCACCAACATGCAGTTGTGGATCACCCATAACCATGCGCGTGCCTGCTTTGTTTCTGCCAGCGGTTATATCGTGCTGTGGGATTTCCATAACTGTGAACATCTGTCCGCGCACCTGCCGCTGGTGAAAGAAATTCGTGGCGGCGCCTCGTTTTTTTATTTTGAGACCGGTGATCGCACCCATGAGCATGCCGCGCATTTTGCCAAAGAAATTCAATCTCTGGTGAAAACCCATGGTGGTGAGAACCAACGCATTGCGGTCGATAAAATCGAAATTGCCGGCCTGCGCGAGCTGGACAAGCTGGGACTGTCAATTTTCGACGGTCAGGAAGTAATGGAGCTTGCCCGGGCGGTGAAAAATGAAGATGAGATTAACGCCATGCGTTGCTCTATTGCTTCAACCGAAATCGCGATGCGGGAAATGCAGAAAGCCACGGTCCCAGGCGTGACTGAGAATGATATCTGGTCGGTTTTGCACGCCGAGAACATCAAGCGGGGTGGGGAATGGATTGAATGCCGGATCCTGTCATCCGGTCCGAGAACAAACCCGTGGTTCCAGGAATGCGGCCCGCGGGTGGTGAAATCAGGGGAGCTGCTGGCGTTTGATACCGACCTGATCGGCCCTTATGGTTTCTGCGCCGATATCTCCCGTACCTGGTTGATTGGGGATGTGGAAGCAACACAAGAGCAACGGCGCCTGTACCGCACCGCCTACGAGCATATTCAGCATAACATGGAGATCCTCAAACCCGGTATGACGTTCAGCGAAGTGACTGAATCGGGCTTACTGCTGCCACCGGAGTTCCGCGCGCAGCGGTATGGCGTGATGATGCACGGGGTCGGCTTGTGCGATGAATACCCGTCGATCCGTTACCCCGAAGATCTGGCTGAGCACGGCTACAGCGGTGTCCTGGAGCCGGGGATGGCGCTGTGTGTCGAAGCTTATGTGGGTGAAGTCGGGGGTCTGGAAGGGGTCAAGCTGGAAGATCAGGTGATTATTACGGAAGACGGCTTTGAAAACCTGACCAACTATCCGTTTGAAGCTGAGCTGCTGAAATAA
- a CDS encoding BCCT family transporter — protein sequence MKVSPWKLHHKSLVCLGSLSVLAVFFVAVIIAPQASTQLFNDIKDTISVHFSWFYMGSVALFMAILAYCAFSSAGNIKLGQPGDRPEFSYFSWGAMLFSTGMGIGLVFFGVAEPVMHYMSPPVVDAQSDVAVRDAINITFFHWGVNAWAIYTIVALVISYSAYRKGLPIEMRSALYPVLGDKIHGPIGQFVDIFAVLATVVGIVTPLGFGVQQINAGLEYVFGFEQSIDHQILLIAIIGFVTCISLILGLKRGIKLLSVVNIAVAIALMLYVFLVSESTYILNSTIENVGNYLTSFIPLTFETYSYSNPDWFYGWTLFYWAWWIAFAAPTGLFIARISKGRTIREFVVGVLVIPVGFSIAWITVFGNSAIDLIHNQGVTELGTAVMENSSTALFKFFEVLSEWNIASYLALFSIFVFFITTSDSGTLVINTLTSEQQENAPVYQRVFWVVAISVITIMLLQSGGMGAIQSVLVILGCPFAVIVTVMCIGFMKDIFQQAKATEALKLSHERYASDKIS from the coding sequence ATGAAAGTCTCACCATGGAAGTTGCATCATAAATCACTGGTTTGTCTGGGTTCGCTGAGTGTGCTGGCGGTCTTTTTTGTGGCGGTCATTATTGCCCCGCAAGCCAGTACCCAATTGTTTAACGACATTAAAGATACCATCAGTGTTCATTTCTCCTGGTTCTATATGGGCAGTGTGGCGCTGTTTATGGCGATTCTGGCTTACTGCGCGTTCAGCTCTGCCGGGAACATCAAGCTTGGCCAGCCCGGCGATCGACCGGAGTTCAGCTACTTTTCCTGGGGTGCGATGTTGTTCAGCACCGGGATGGGGATTGGCTTGGTGTTTTTTGGCGTCGCTGAGCCGGTGATGCATTATATGAGTCCGCCTGTCGTGGATGCACAGTCTGACGTCGCTGTCCGCGATGCCATCAACATTACTTTTTTCCACTGGGGCGTCAATGCCTGGGCAATCTATACCATTGTGGCTTTGGTGATCTCATATTCGGCCTATCGCAAAGGGTTGCCGATTGAAATGCGAAGCGCGTTGTATCCGGTTCTTGGCGATAAGATCCACGGGCCGATTGGTCAATTTGTTGATATCTTTGCGGTGCTGGCAACCGTGGTGGGTATCGTGACCCCGCTTGGGTTCGGGGTGCAGCAGATCAACGCCGGACTGGAATATGTCTTTGGCTTTGAGCAGAGTATCGACCATCAGATCTTACTGATTGCGATCATCGGATTTGTCACTTGCATCTCTCTGATCCTGGGCCTCAAGCGCGGTATCAAACTGCTGTCTGTGGTCAATATTGCCGTGGCGATTGCCTTGATGCTGTATGTGTTCCTGGTATCTGAGAGCACCTATATTCTGAACTCAACCATAGAGAATGTCGGGAACTACCTGACCAGCTTTATTCCGCTCACTTTTGAAACTTACAGTTACAGCAACCCGGACTGGTTCTATGGCTGGACGCTGTTCTACTGGGCTTGGTGGATTGCCTTTGCGGCCCCGACCGGCTTGTTCATTGCCCGTATTTCCAAAGGCCGCACGATCCGCGAGTTTGTGGTGGGTGTGCTGGTGATCCCGGTCGGCTTTTCTATCGCCTGGATCACAGTGTTTGGCAACAGTGCGATTGACCTGATCCATAACCAGGGCGTTACCGAGCTGGGAACGGCGGTGATGGAAAACTCCTCGACGGCTTTGTTTAAGTTCTTTGAGGTGCTGTCTGAGTGGAATATTGCCAGCTATCTGGCCCTGTTCAGTATCTTTGTCTTTTTCATTACCACCTCGGATTCCGGCACCCTGGTGATTAACACGCTGACTTCTGAGCAACAGGAAAATGCACCGGTTTACCAGCGTGTGTTCTGGGTTGTGGCTATTTCGGTGATCACCATCATGCTGCTGCAGTCCGGCGGGATGGGGGCCATTCAGTCAGTGCTGGTGATCCTGGGATGCCCGTTTGCGGTGATTGTTACTGTGATGTGTATCGGTTTTATGAAAGATATCTTCCAGCAAGCCAAAGCGACAGAGGCACTGAAGTTGAGCCACGAACGTTACGCTTCAGATAAAATCTCTTAA
- a CDS encoding BCCT family transporter: MKNLRALTFYPAFICMLITVYFTVQDKAFFIETTSAINNLIIDDLSWLFSLSAVLAVMLVVYVFFAPISRVKIGGEDATPILSPFKWFAVSLTTVIAMGILFWSVAEPIVHYYNPPAYLNIEPHSAAAVRFSMSTIFVHWTITPYCIYTVSSLVFALALYNLKMKFSIGSMLRPFVGKLIDGPVGDAIDGLALFAVVMGMSATLTSGILVIGDGLTGTLGMATSPVMYGGIALVIIGTALFSASTGLHRGIQILSRINTWFYFGAIAFIFLLGPTSYILSLGVETFGIYLSEFFQRNMVTGASGNSQWPGWWTVAFFASWFAWAPLTSLFLGKIARGYTVRQFIIVNVMLPCLFGFFWFSTFSGTSIYLDDLLDGELYRAYQETGFASVIYVLFDQFPLSSIVSTLFVLVCFITFITAADSNTDAIGGLCTEGTDAEHLTSPLWIKAFWGLSIAFVAWISASYIGVDAVKMLFNLAGLPGMLIVIGAGLSLIKLISMVKVVDGKAILEPASETDSAPDSPRNFFSILGK; this comes from the coding sequence ATGAAGAATCTCAGAGCACTGACGTTTTACCCTGCATTTATTTGCATGCTGATTACGGTTTATTTCACGGTGCAGGATAAAGCGTTTTTTATTGAAACGACCTCGGCGATTAATAATCTGATCATTGATGATCTGTCGTGGTTATTTTCGCTCTCAGCGGTACTGGCCGTGATGCTGGTGGTGTATGTGTTTTTTGCCCCCATCAGCCGGGTCAAAATTGGTGGTGAAGATGCCACGCCGATCCTCTCGCCGTTTAAATGGTTTGCCGTGTCGCTGACCACTGTCATCGCGATGGGGATCCTGTTCTGGTCGGTGGCTGAGCCCATCGTGCATTACTACAACCCGCCGGCTTACTTAAACATTGAACCTCACTCTGCCGCGGCAGTGCGGTTCTCCATGTCGACCATTTTCGTACACTGGACGATCACCCCTTACTGTATCTATACCGTTTCCAGTCTGGTGTTCGCGCTGGCGCTGTATAACCTCAAGATGAAGTTTTCCATCGGTTCCATGCTGCGTCCGTTTGTCGGCAAGCTGATCGACGGGCCGGTCGGGGATGCGATTGATGGCCTGGCGCTGTTTGCCGTGGTGATGGGGATGTCTGCGACGCTCACGTCCGGCATTCTGGTGATTGGCGATGGTCTGACCGGCACCCTGGGAATGGCGACCTCTCCTGTGATGTATGGGGGTATTGCGCTGGTGATTATCGGCACGGCGCTGTTCTCTGCCTCAACCGGCCTGCATCGCGGTATTCAGATCCTGTCGCGGATCAATACCTGGTTCTATTTCGGCGCGATTGCATTCATTTTCCTTCTCGGCCCGACCAGCTACATCCTGTCGCTGGGCGTGGAAACCTTCGGGATTTACCTGTCTGAGTTCTTCCAGCGCAATATGGTGACCGGCGCTTCCGGCAACTCGCAGTGGCCGGGCTGGTGGACGGTGGCTTTCTTTGCCAGCTGGTTTGCCTGGGCGCCATTAACCTCGCTGTTCCTGGGTAAGATCGCCCGTGGCTACACAGTGCGCCAGTTCATTATCGTCAATGTGATGCTGCCGTGCCTGTTCGGGTTCTTCTGGTTCAGCACGTTCAGCGGCACTTCGATCTACCTCGACGATTTACTGGATGGTGAGCTGTACCGTGCGTACCAGGAAACTGGCTTTGCCTCGGTGATTTACGTGTTGTTTGATCAGTTCCCGCTGTCCTCGATTGTCAGCACCCTGTTTGTCCTGGTCTGTTTCATTACCTTCATTACGGCAGCGGACTCCAACACCGATGCGATTGGCGGCCTGTGCACGGAAGGCACCGATGCCGAACACCTGACATCGCCATTGTGGATCAAAGCGTTCTGGGGCCTGTCGATTGCGTTCGTTGCCTGGATCAGCGCCAGCTACATCGGGGTTGATGCGGTGAAAATGCTGTTCAACCTGGCTGGGCTGCCCGGGATGCTGATTGTCATCGGGGCAGGTCTATCACTTATCAAACTGATTTCTATGGTCAAGGTCGTTGACGGGAAAGCGATCCTCGAGCCCGCCAGCGAAACAGACTCCGCGCCGGATAGCCCGCGCAACTTCTTTTCAATTCTCGGTAAATAA